Part of the Vigna angularis cultivar LongXiaoDou No.4 chromosome 1, ASM1680809v1, whole genome shotgun sequence genome, TTTACAATTTTCAGTATCATGGATAGGGTTTGATTAGATGCAAAATGGTTAGAACACTAGTATCACGTAGTGTATTCACTCAAACTTAATCTGTGAAATGTTATGGATTGTGTAGATAGTCAATGGACCTCGAGGACCTGTTGAATCTCCAAATGACACGTTTGaagtattttatattgattatggAAATCAAGAAGTGGTACCTTACTCTCAGCTACGGCCTCTTGATCCATCTGTGTCCGCTGCCCCTGGTCTTGCACAACTGTGCAGCCTTGCATATGTGAAGGTTCCAAACTTGGAAGAGGATTTTGGCCAAGAAGCAGCTGAATATTTGAGTGAACTCACTTTAAACAGTGGCAAAGAGTTCAGGGCTAAGGTCGAGGAGAGAGATACATCGGGAGGAAAAGCCAAAGGGCAGGGTACCGGAACAGTGCTTGCCGTAACTCTAGTTGCTGTGGATTCTGAGATCAGTGTTAATGCTGCCATGCTACAGGCACTACTTCTTTACttgaattgttttgaaatgCATATATTCAGTGATACCTAATAATCAAAAGTATCTGAAATTTTGCAGGAAGGACTTGGTAGGCTAGAAAAAAGGAACAGGTGggacagaaaagaaaaacagcaGGCCTTTGATAATCTGGAGATATTCCAGGGAGAAGCTCGGACCAATCGGCGTGGGATGTGGCAGTATGGAGATATCCAGTCGGATGATGAGGACACTGCTCCTCCTGCTAGGAAGGCTGGTGGCCGGAAGTGAGTGTGTACTTTTAAAAGGGAAGGTAAGTTATAGAGTTATAGACACCTTCAGAGAAAATGAGCAACTTATAGACATGAACATTTTATTTCAAGCTAGAGGAGAAGAATGCCATGTGTAATCCTTAgtaagttttgttttctttttcttgttttaaattttgtcgGTAGGCTGAGAagacaattttttaaacaagtGTTGTAATAAAAGATGCATATGGCAGTTGTTTCATATCGATGGGACAGCACAAAGGTGTTGTTTTATAGTTAATCGCGGTTCAGATCTTTTGTTGTCTTGTTACAAACATGCAAGTTCGTTGTCCGAATAATTCTCATCACATAATCATTATCATGTCTTCTTCCGACATTAACAGTTTTTATGGGCAAACTCTTCAATGGTAATCATGATTTTATGATAATGTAAAGGGATAACTATGTTTTTTGGTTTTCCTGAAATTGTTTACGATATTTTATTCGAACTTTCATAAAagcttttatttctttagttaATATGCGATCTTCTAAACACTTTATTCATAAAAGTTTCCTATcatttaaaatccaaaaaaaaaagtattttcaaatTGTCTGGGCTGATATCTCATAAGTTCAAGTTTTAGCACTCATGGTTGGGTATCTTAGAAGGCTTATTACATCGAACGATTTTACCATGCTAGATCATTCCGAATTGAATAAGACATGCTCCAATTGGTAGTTTGGTGTAGAATATCAGTAAGTATAATGCGCCAGCAGTTTAAACTGAAGGGTCTAAGAGATTGAAGAGGAAATATGAAAAGGACTCACTTTATGCCTGCTATTTATAATCCTCTCAATCATTTTTTGCTACATTTCTCAACACCTCCACCGAATTGCCGTAAGCCATGTTTTGCATaaatttcctttgttttttttttgttttctctcacCCAATCTAGTAGCAATCGGTAGTAGTGTTGATTAGCGAGTCCTTATATCTTGAGCCTATAAAAAAGCTGTGGCAAATAGTAATGATCTTTAAGCAGGCAAAGGGGGTTCAGGCTAATAATACTAGTATTGTTGATTGTTCTAGTGGAAAATTCTCACGTGTGTAGGGAATGAAGGCAACGTAAGAGTTGACTCGGTGAACCAAGAAAAGATTACGCTGCAAAAATCACACCCTATTTCTCCATTAATTTGTCAAAATATGAATGTGTAGTTTGCatgtatatgtatgtgtatatatatgtagatATATCGCTTTCTTACATGTTAAACAACAAATAGCGTTTCTCAATTTATTCAAAGCaccaatttttaaataattaaagaccGAAAATTTGTAAAGAGATTATTCTACAACTTAAACCCTAAGCATACCGTTTTATGGGGTTTGTTAGAAAATTGACTTTTGAgactacattttaaaaattgagtAGAATAAGTGAACTAAATATTTGAGCTATTTATGAGAAGCTTCTAATTATCCATAAATCATCAGTTTCACATCCTAAAAACTAAAGAGTTGTGTATgcaattatttttgttaagtggatgtctgaaaaaaaaaagttgtgttCGACTTGAGAACCCACTCAAAAGAGGTTCAAACCCTGCGAGTTAGAAATTTACAAAGGGTCATTGCACCTTATTAATGAGATAGTTGAGTATATGACATAATTATAACTCAGGGTGTTGATTATGCTAATCTGTTAGAGTTAAAAAGCATGGTTTTGGGATGTTGTTGAGCCTAAGAGCGAGGCTTTATGCCAATTCATGTATCTCCTCTTTCTTGAGGTTGATGTTAGCAACATCTCTAAACTTGAGATATCATTATGAAGACCGGTAATATTTAGTGAATACAATTGTGAATGTTTCTATGTGTGGAAGACAAGGTcatgttggaacaatcggtaccgttatagagtcgcgcagcggaataaaatattttgaaagcgtgttacggtcacaaatcaagtttcgatggtccgttttagaaaaacaattttcttagagaaaatttatcaaacagttgatgtgcataaaacaataaaaagagtagggagtagaaaaattgatacactggatttttatcctggttcgattcaaaagaatctacgtccagttgttaatcactataaaaagtgattaacgttttcactaaaatcagtttcaccaattacaataagagtgaataaaaaaaaaagagagataaaaccttccttcgacgaacgaaccggaagatgaccaccttgccaactcgaagagaaccgctccgactatcgacacacgaaacgcgagcttctcctattcacgagaccaggcaaagcacttgaactagctttttagaacttcctcagacaaactgtattctcaaaaagctcagTGTTCTTCTTATAGTTTTGGAAGAACCTTATATAGCTCACTATTCTGAATTCGcaaagatgaattataactgtcacagataatcgattatcaaaagtgataatcgattattaaagtccgttacagggttttcaaaatgtaataatcgattatatgatgtgataatcgattattcctgtatgactctgtgataatcgattattgtcattccataatagattattgcagttaaaaatgcaagtttacaaagtttacaagaatttcctactacatttaatttctacaaattgcttttaactaattctaatatcttcttcaactaaaacttcttgcagcatcatcaaaacaaatttcttcaagatttaccaatactccttattggtaacaatctccccctttttgatgatgatcaaaaattcaatttgttaaaagcatttctaattTCCTGCACAGATTCCATACTTAcaaacatgttagtaataatTGCACTACtaaaattagaagttttctccccctttttgatcataagcaaaaagtaaaaaagtggaaaaactccccctcaaatttttctccccctcaaatttttctccccctcaaatttttctccccctcaacaaaagaattgatgcatttcaaaacagaaataaaattgaaatttcataacatGAAAGAACAGAATTCCTCatggaatataagaaaaacaaaaattcaactctaattaagaagtacaaacaatattaattaatccataatagagataaaaacaagatatctaacaaactcatatatcttcCCTTGAATGTAATAATCCCCTTTTAAAAACAGActcaaaaaagttttttttttttttaaatttttttttttttacgctgtgacttaagataatcgattattactttaaataatcgattatttgcgagccAAATTgccaaaatccaaattttgaggacgagataatcgattattacccttggtaatcgattatttacgttaattttcgaaaaacacaaatttgggcCAAATTTTCAACTTAAGACACATCgaacattcataaattatttcaaagctcTTTAAAAAATACCAGGATACCAAAGggtcttcttttccttttgaaaaattaacctgcaaaacaaaacaatagagttttggtccccataatcttatttgggtcctttgaggttagagacaatttactttataacaggaatccaagcatattttccatttggaacatcaaaatgtttaattctacatttgttagaagtgtgcccctttttcatacaataaaagcatgtgacaacatttgggtttctataagacatagttcctttttcaacccataccctacgggttcttttaatttggttcttacttttaaaaacacttttgtttttataaacctttttaacagttataggcatttcaacattattatttccagttgcaacttcaagaagattttcaagaatatcaatatcaagcatatgactcttacatgaaagacattcaacaggatgttcaacatttgaagactctttcatttccaagttgcaaattttatttctcaaacttacttcctcatctaatgccttctcatatttaattcgcaattctttaaattcctttttcaaatttttatgagcagcattcaatttttcagattcatcaagcaattcaagaaaatccttttgtacatcaaattcactagattcagaattagaacaacttacttggcttgcagtgtcatcaacattagctgtcaaacataagtttgtttcttcaacagaatcacttgaactacttgagtcattatcaacccaagcaatgtgaaccttcttctttttgtgaaaTTTCTTGATAATTGGACAAACGACTTTTatatggcctctttcaccacatccataacatttaaagcttgatgaggagccttgattgtccttctttttcttcaagagttgGCTTTTAGATGATTCATTTCTGGccattaagcatagattttcttgttcatttgaattgtttgagcTTGAGGAGCTTGAATCAGACAACGTCAACTTAACAACATCTATGACTTtatcatgagtgactcttaaaaattcccacatttcctgagcactttcataaacagaaactttgaaaaaatcatcaagggttagtgcagataaaattatgttcctagccctaacatcatattgtgccattctattttcatccatagtccactgtaaaaatggtttttctacctgcatatcatttacaaaaatagtGGGAACAATTGGTCCATTCATAACAACTTCCCAAATACCCCTGTCAATAGActccaaaaatatttgcattcttattttccaaaacgcataattttcccccgtaaacaaaggaggtctatcaatagaagcaccctcagcataaacttggttatgaccgcccattttcgaaaaatttgaaaaactatcaaagcaagctctgataccaattgttggaacaatcggtaccgttatagagtcgcgcagcggaataaaatattttgaaagcgtgttacggtcacaaatcaagtttcgatggtccgttttagaaaaacaattttcttagagaaaatttatcaaacagttgatgtgcataaaacaataaaaagagtagggagtagaaaaattgatacactggatttttatcctggttcgattcaaaagaatctacgtccagttgttaatcactataaaaagtgattaacgttttcactaaaatcagtttcaccaattacaataagagtgaataaaaaaaaaaagagagataaaaccttccttcgacgaacgaaccggaagatgaccaccttgccaactcgaagagaaccactccgactatcgacacacgaaacgcgagcttctcctattcacgagaccaggcaaagcacttgaactagctttttagaacttcctcagacaaactgtattctcaaaaagctcagTGTTCTTCTTATAGTTTTGGAAGAACCTTATATAGCTCACTATTCTGAATTCGcaaagatgaattataactgtcacagataatcgattatcaaaagtgataatcgattattaaagtccgttacagggttttcaaaatgtaataatcgattatatgatgtaataatcgattattcctgtatgactctgtgataatcgattattgtcattccataatagattattgcagttaaaaatgcaagtttacaaagtttacaagaatttcctactacatttaatttctacaaattgcttttaactaattctaatatcttcttcaactaaaacttcctgcagcatcatcaaaacaaatttcttcaagatttaccaatactccttattggtaacaggTCAGATGCCTTTGATTCGAATGAAATCATGAACATAATAGATAGAAGCAAATTGAGGcttgtacatttttttatccaattttttGGTGTCGTTCGATTCCTATCCTTTCTGCATGACTGAAATGAGGAGTTTGCATGTTAAGTTCATCCATGGAGCTAAAAGAAGTGGCTTCTATAATGTGAAAATACAAGTAGGTTTCAGTTCtagtaataaaaaatcattactaTTTGTTGATTGATGACTATTGGAAATTAACAAActaaaaatcagattttatgcTATTTTCAAGGAAAATAAAAGTCATGTTTTCTGCATTTATATGCTATTTTTCAGGCACTAGTCTATTAGTTGTTGTGTCAGcattttctttctattatttgTTCTACATAGGTTGCACAAACCACATGAGTTATGATATAAAACTATTCAAAGAACTTCACAAAACTTTACTTTCTAAATTCAGAGTTGGTAATGGAGCATATATTGCAGTAAAAGGGAAATGAACAATGGCAATTGAAGGTCAAACAAATCtgaaatttatttgatatgTTTTATATGTTCTTGAAATTAACCAAAACCTGAGCGTTCCTCAGTTGCTTGAAAAAGGTTATAAGGTGTTATTTGAGGACAAAAATTGCATGATTAAAGATTCAGAAGGCAGATAAGTGTTTGAAGTtagaatgaaaggaaaaaacTTTGCCTTGGACTTCATGAGCGAAGAACAAGCTACAAAGCAAAAAGATGTCAACAGTACAATACTTTGGCATAAAATATTGGGCCATTTTCATGATAGTGTTCTAATATTCACGAAGAAGAATAATATGGTGGTGAAAAAGGCTTGCCCAGTATAGAAGAATCACTCCCTACATGCATTGTTTGTCAGTATATAAAGCAAACAAGACTCCCATTTCCACAAAAATAAGACTTGGAGGCCTATACAAAAGCTACAATTGATACACACAGATGTTGGAGGTCCTATGAGCACACCATCGTTGAATGACACTAAGTACTATATTCTTTTCATTGATGACAAGACAAGAATCTGCTGAACTTATTTTATGAAGCTTAAATctgaagttgatgaaattgttttgaagtttaaactTGGGTGGAAAATCAAAACCAGTGCAAATTGCAGGTGACTAGATTTGACAATGGCATGAAACATCGAACGATTATAGAGATGGTTAGGTGCTTACTTCATGACAAAGAGTTGCCAAAAGAATTGTGGACATAAGCAGTAAATACAACAACATTTTTACTCAATAGGCTACCCGTCGAAAGCTTGACAACAAAGAATGCCTTTTGAAGCATGGCATGGTTACAAACCTGAGCTCTTTAATTTAAGGACATTTGGTTGCTTGTGTTTCTATTGTATTTCTCATATTAAGAGAGACAAATTGGACAAGAAAGCAAAAACTGGAATTTTTGTAGGCATAGCTTAACTTTAAAGGCCTCTAGGATCTATCTCccacacaacaacaaaaatgttgGCAGGGATGTAAAATTCTTGGAGTTTGAATCTGTCAGAGGAATGTGATTACTTTTAGACATCTATCAAAGGTGTAATGTTACTGTCATGGAACCTGCTCGATATGAAGAGGCAACTGACAAAAGGTGGGTAAATGCTATGAAAGAGGAGCTTAGaatgattgaaaaaataatcaaatgtgGGAGTTGGTGGACAGACCTAATCAAAAGTCATTGGAGTAATGTGGGTTTATAGAACCAAGTATAATCTTGATGGTTCTGTGAACTAGTAAAAGGCAATATTTGTTGTCAAGGGATATGTCCATATGTTTTGGGGTAGATTTCTATGAAACATTTGTCGCAATTGCAAGACTAGACACAATAAGGTTATTGCTAGCACTAGCGGCAAAAAAAGGTTGGGTTATACATCAATTAGATGTCAAATCAACTCTTTCGAATGGATCTTTGGAGGAAGAAATTTTTGTAGAACAGCTAGAAGGATTTGCTCATCAAGGACAAGAAGACAAGGTTTATCAACTAAAAAAGGCAttatatggtttaaaacaagcaccaaGTCTTGGTACAGTAGAATTGATGCACATTTTATGAGCCTAGACTTTGTGAAAAGTCTAAGTGAGTCTACTTCATACATTAAAAAGGTGGATGAAGATATACTTGTAAGTAATATCTCTATATGTTGATAGCTTATTTGTTACAGGAAGTTGTAAGGAGATGATTCACAATattaaagaagaaatggaaaatgTCTTTGAAATGAGACCTTGGAAAGATGACATTCTTTCTTGGTATGCAAGTgcaacaaaagcaaaatgaaatATGTGTGCGAAGAAAAGTATGCAAAGGAACTTCTTATGAAGTTCAACATGGAAGAGTGCAAGTTAGTTGCAACTCTAATgaaccaaaaagaaaagttttgtACAGAAGATAGAGCTAAAACGGTTGATGAAATGTTGTTTATAAGCTTAATAGGATGTTTGATGTATTTAACTATCATTAGACCAGATATCATACATTCAGTGACTGTCGGAGATTAACaaactaaaaataagatatatgctattttttggaaaaataaaaatcatgttgGTGGATAGGATTTATATGCTATTTTCTAAGCACTAGTATGCTAGTTGTTATTCCAATATTTTCTCAGTTATTTGTTGTACAAAACCTACACTATTGCTCAATAAAATTGGATTGTAGAGTTCATATTTAAGAGTTCCACTCTTTctagtttttcatattttcaaataaccAACACTATCTCTTAGGGTTGGATATATAGTGAATTCTCTCCTATGAATCAACATGTACggtataataaatataatttaagatataAGAACCAACTTACCTCTCAATAGTGTGCCAAAGGTACCAACACAAACTTTTACACCTAATCCTCCGACGTTTTCATTGCAAAGGACCACCTCAAATAAAATCTGGTTGGAGTTGATGTTTTAGATATCTTACCACAACCTAAATTGTTACATCTCATGATTAAGTTCGTGCCATCCCATAATAACTATTAAATTAAGTGAACGACTACTTTCCATAAATTACTCTCATAAATGCAAACACATGGTAGTGCACAAATAATCTATACAGCACCAGATTGCAAGTTAATTTGCAAAGGaattaataaacaaaagttGACATTATTATGCatttcaactttaaaaaattactaCAAAGTATTAATGAGTTTTATGTTCTTAAGCTTCATTGGACTTAAACTCGATTCTTcatttaatttaagatttttatgCATTTCGACATTTCTTACTTCTTTAGGCCATACCTTTCCCAAAAACTACCTGGAAATGATCTAAATTTTTCACGAAGAGGTAGACAGCAGCTCGTGGAACCATGATTAAATTGATCCTAAATAGGTTTGTTATTATtgacatgttaaaaatattataacgaCACGACCAACATCAAGGTCTTCAAGAGAGGATTTTCCGTATCTTTCCTGAGGGAAGTTTAGATTGTTAATCATTACTACGAGGACTTAGTGCagttgaaattaaaaacattcacattttatggaaaaaaaaaaagaagtttcaaaaaatattttgtccaaaaaattatataatttctaaaaattccAAAAGGGCTTCTggcttaaaaacaaaaatagaaaataattgtaATGGTTCCAGCATCCTGAATTAGCTTAAAAAGAGGTGACCAACACAACACAAAGGGACCAACCCATGAtacaaaaacatacaaaatactACTTTGAAGTCTCCAAGACAACACAAAAATGATCTACACTCCTTCGTGCCTAATGCTCAACTAAGCTCAAAATTTAAGTGCGGTAGTGTTCTTCAATGGCCGCCCCTGTCAAGCGATTCAATCATATTTCAATTCTCTCTCCTTGTTGACCTACGACGTGGAGGAGCAGACGATTCCTCCTtctctttgttttcttcattctcACCACTTTTTTGGTTAGAAGCACTTTCCGCGGGTTCTAAGTTTGTCTTCTCCACCCTTGTCTGCACAACAGAACACATGGCCCAAACAGAACACAGTGCAGAGACCAACATATAGTCAGTGCCAAACAAACTagataatataacataaaaagataaaagttaattaacaaCTTACGGGCTTCTTCTTCCCACCAAATATAATCCTGAAGAAAATTGACACGAAGACAACCAAAATGGCTACCAGAATGCCAACAGTGAGATTGGGTTGCTCTTCACCTTTCTCGATGAGATCCTGTAGAAAAAAGATAGATAGAATTTAAGTCATTTTCCAAGAACACGCTATTCGGAAAGAAGACAAATATTTGTATGTTACTTACAAGGATTTTAGGCTTATAGGCACTCAGGAAAGGAATGTCTGCGATCTTATATAAGAGGTCAAACACCTTCTTCTGCAAGGACAAAATGTAATGTTTTGCATATGAGGACATAATGATTgaaagtcaaataaaaaaaagatgaaaactagagtaaactaaaaatgaaaaacgaCGTTACCTGGAATCCTGCAAGACCACTCGATCCAGCTGCAGCTTCCTCTGccttctgtttttctttttcaactgaAAACTTGGGTTTCCAAGTAGTCTCCCGATACGACTCAGCAATTTTATCATCTTTAGCTATCAAGATGTTGTCAAACAAAATGCCATCTTGCATTGTCCAAATCTCAATACCAATAGCAGCGATTGGCTCAAAATCAGGTTTTTTTAGTTCAAAGTAAGCAGGGTTTGGAATATCCCTAGGCTTCCATATACCCTTATAAGCAGGATTTTCAATAAGTGGGGCATGCCATTTTCCCTTATAAGCAGGATTCCTCTTCATTGGCCTCTTCCACTCACCACAGCCTGGGCCGGCTTCGCATTTTGGGTTCTCAATCTTTGGGGCTTCCCATTCACCATCCTCCTCATCGTCCCAATCTTCCGGTTTTGTTGCCTCTGGATCATCTATCTCCTCAGGTTCATCGTCTAACCATCCTTCAGGTTTTTCAGCTTCTTCATCAACAATTTCCAAGGGTGCATCCTCATCCCAGTCCTCTGGCTTTACCGCACTTGGGTCTGgaattttctctctctcatccCAGTCCTCCGGCTTCTTATCTTCAGGATCTGGGATTGTCTTGGAAGGGATAAGAGGAGGTTCAAAATCATCAGCACTTAAGAAGTTTGCCTTCTTCTTCTGTTCCCCATCTATCAAAACTTGCACCTCATTGTCAGCCGTCAAAATAGCCGTGTAAACATGAGACAATTTATCAGAAGGGACAGAAGGGGGATGCTTAAGGTGGTGCTCAACATACTCCCCACTCTTGGGATTCTTGTGTTTGAAAATGAAGTGTACTTTGTTTGTGGCCCCACACTTATCAGGACCAAACATGATAGAATACGGAGATTCGTTGTCAAATTCCTTAGATTTCCATCCAGCATCCTGTGGTCGCAGATATTTTAGATAAGCTCCACCGCATTCAAGGCCATTCTGAAGCCGAGTTTCAAACTGGAGAACAACAGTTCCGTCCTTGAGACCCACTGCCTCTTCAAGTTCCTTCACTATGGCGTATTTCCTTGCTTTCTCACTGACAAGAAGACCATAATCCTCATGTCCCTCACTCTTGGCATGTTTCCAGACACCTAGAACCCAGACCATATAACAGATATTACATCAGATTTTGCAAGATATGATCGTTCAAGTCAACACTACACtagcaaaaaattaaaatctaaaatatcaAATCTACTGTAGATGTAATAGACTTTAACGCAGATAAGCAAGagaagatttaaaataaaatatagtattaaatatattgaaaagcaaatcaatatatttaatgatGCCTTTTATATCAAATATTCTACCAATTACATTCCTTAACATTGCACATAATATCGATCGTTAAATCTTACCACAAATGATAAGAATTAGACCATTGCACCATGGTTAATGGTCATGTGGCTATAAGTAGCTTTTAAGATTAAGAATTACGGTTGTATGATCAATCTTTCTCACACTCTCCAATCAAATATCCCTCTCACTATATACATTGCATCCCTTGTACATATATGCATATACGTGTGAGAATACGTATTCGGTTAGAGAAAAATagagtgaaaatgaaaaagagaaaattttaataataatttatatatatacatacatatatatacgaTTGAGAACGGTAAATTGTGCTGCGAAATAAAAGGATATTCCATTATGTTAATTAGCTAACATCAGTCGATACGATTGAGAACGGTAAATTGTGCTGCGAAATAAAAGGATATTCCATTATGTTAACTAGCTAAACATCAGTCGCCTTCTACCATATTAATGTTACAAGCAAAACATCATTATTTCCATGCAAATGACAACTAGTACTTCAAGGGTATACTGTATGATGACACTGTTTAATGGAATAAAGGAAATGTACAAAATGAGAAAAAACATATCTTATACAAGAGGTGCTTAATACCGCAATTCAATCAAAGGGAGTTAAAATACACaacatttttgaaataataataataactgaAATAATTCAACACCAT contains:
- the LOC108343022 gene encoding calnexin homolog — protein: MGERKRIPLAIFAVLFLVSASSFPLLRASDDADDAIFYESFDEDFEDRWIVSQKDEYSGVWKHAKSEGHEDYGLLVSEKARKYAIVKELEEAVGLKDGTVVLQFETRLQNGLECGGAYLKYLRPQDAGWKSKEFDNESPYSIMFGPDKCGATNKVHFIFKHKNPKSGEYVEHHLKHPPSVPSDKLSHVYTAILTADNEVQVLIDGEQKKKANFLSADDFEPPLIPSKTIPDPEDKKPEDWDEREKIPDPSAVKPEDWDEDAPLEIVDEEAEKPEGWLDDEPEEIDDPEATKPEDWDDEEDGEWEAPKIENPKCEAGPGCGEWKRPMKRNPAYKGKWHAPLIENPAYKGIWKPRDIPNPAYFELKKPDFEPIAAIGIEIWTMQDGILFDNILIAKDDKIAESYRETTWKPKFSVEKEKQKAEEAAAGSSGLAGFQKKVFDLLYKIADIPFLSAYKPKILDLIEKGEEQPNLTVGILVAILVVFVSIFFRIIFGGKKKPTRVEKTNLEPAESASNQKSGENEENKEKEESSAPPRRRSTRREN